From Quercus lobata isolate SW786 chromosome 1, ValleyOak3.0 Primary Assembly, whole genome shotgun sequence, one genomic window encodes:
- the LOC115977680 gene encoding 10 kDa chaperonin-like, translated as MAKRLIPSLNRVLIEKILPPTKTNTGILLPEKVAKLNSGKVVAVGPGARDRAGNLIPVSVKEGDNVLLPEFGGTQVKLGEKEFILYRDEDILGTLHD; from the exons ATGGCAAAGCGTCTGATCCCAAGCCTTAACCGTGTCCTGATTGAGAAAATCTTGCCCCCCACCAAAACTAACACTGGTATTCTTCTCCCAGAGAAAGTGGCTAAG TTGAACTCAGGGAAAGTGGTTGCAGTGGGACCTGGAGCACGTGATAGAGCTGGAAATTTGATACCTGTGAGTGTGAAGGAGGGTGACAATGTTCTTTTGCCTGAGTTTGGGGGTACCCAAGTCAAGCTTGGTGAAAAAGA gttcatTTTGTACAGGGATGAGGATATCTTGGGCACTCTTCATGACTGA